A DNA window from Paenibacillus sp. HWE-109 contains the following coding sequences:
- a CDS encoding response regulator codes for MKVLLVDDEPLALRSMEKLLSKHEDIDIVASLIDPIEALNLARLQMFDAIFLDLEMPEIGGMELAARLFTIQPDVHIVFVTAFNHYAVEAFELNALDYILKPVSDTRLGKTLTRIRKSMAEVLTNVDMDRKERTLICCLQSLHWVDSTSGAHSFPWRTNKTQELFSFLLHHRNAPAIHKEVLLEVLWPEQDPARAGVQLHTTVYQIRKMLKEQGLAVQVVYEQEGYRLQLDQVGVDVDVWEQELLKAPELTLASVNVYKHLVEKYKGDYFGESQFLWAEGERERLRLFRWTYLQHLADFCLEQGLLKEAAEAYQQMKEQFPLVENGYFGLMQVHQLRGNFADMKQQYDTLKQHFESELGIPPRQSVSDWFNGILEQRQL; via the coding sequence ATGAAGGTGCTTTTAGTTGACGATGAGCCACTTGCTCTAAGGAGCATGGAGAAATTATTAAGCAAGCATGAAGATATAGATATCGTTGCTTCATTAATAGATCCCATTGAAGCGCTGAATTTGGCTAGGCTGCAGATGTTCGATGCTATATTTCTGGATTTGGAAATGCCGGAAATCGGGGGAATGGAACTCGCGGCGAGACTATTTACGATACAGCCCGATGTGCACATCGTGTTTGTTACAGCTTTCAATCATTATGCCGTAGAAGCGTTTGAGCTGAATGCTTTGGATTACATACTGAAGCCCGTATCGGACACGAGACTTGGTAAAACGCTAACCAGAATTCGCAAATCCATGGCAGAGGTACTTACAAATGTAGATATGGATCGAAAAGAACGCACGCTAATCTGTTGTTTACAGTCCCTTCATTGGGTCGATAGTACGTCTGGCGCGCATTCTTTTCCATGGCGAACGAATAAAACGCAAGAGTTGTTCTCTTTTCTGCTGCATCATCGCAATGCACCTGCCATTCATAAGGAAGTGCTGCTGGAAGTGTTGTGGCCAGAGCAGGACCCAGCGCGCGCTGGTGTGCAGTTGCATACCACGGTTTATCAGATACGTAAAATGCTCAAAGAGCAGGGGCTGGCCGTTCAAGTCGTCTATGAACAAGAAGGTTATCGCTTGCAATTGGATCAGGTTGGCGTGGATGTGGACGTATGGGAACAGGAATTATTGAAAGCGCCTGAGCTCACCCTAGCTTCAGTAAATGTCTATAAGCATTTGGTGGAGAAATATAAGGGAGATTATTTCGGGGAATCCCAGTTTCTTTGGGCGGAGGGTGAACGGGAACGGCTGCGCCTCTTCCGTTGGACGTATCTCCAGCATTTGGCCGACTTTTGCTTAGAACAGGGTCTACTAAAGGAAGCGGCAGAGGCCTATCAACAAATGAAGGAGCAATTTCCTCTGGTGGAAAATGGCTACTTTGGCTTGATGCAGGTTCATCAACTGCGGGGTAATTTTGCTGACATGAAGCAGCAGTATGACACCTTAAAGCAGCACTTTGAGAGTGAGTTGGGAATTCCTCCAAGACAGTCGGTATCCGATTGGTTTAATGGCATATTGGAGCAAAGACAATTATAA
- a CDS encoding class D sortase produces the protein MKGRYLSLLLILAGVIVLLYPTLNDRYESYQQQKIMKQWQDNLKYMDQAVDQEETESSPVWTPTSLSGGSADVQPKPLVAEATSAPVVEMPKNMEGVLLIDKINLKIPILTNATQANMKVSVASIANTGRPGAVGNYAIAGHRNLTYGKNFNRLDEVDVGDLITVDTGTKQYTYKVEKKLYVLPEEVWVLNGNDKDREITLITCHPMENPTHRIAIKGKLIETK, from the coding sequence ATGAAAGGAAGATATCTCTCGCTGCTTTTGATACTAGCGGGGGTGATTGTTCTACTCTATCCGACCTTGAACGATCGTTATGAGAGTTACCAGCAACAGAAAATTATGAAGCAGTGGCAGGATAATTTGAAATATATGGATCAAGCCGTTGATCAAGAAGAAACAGAGAGCTCACCTGTATGGACGCCGACTTCTTTAAGCGGAGGGTCAGCAGATGTTCAGCCGAAACCGTTGGTTGCAGAAGCGACATCCGCGCCAGTGGTCGAGATGCCCAAGAACATGGAGGGTGTCCTCCTCATCGATAAAATTAATCTGAAGATTCCTATTCTAACGAATGCGACACAGGCGAATATGAAAGTTTCCGTTGCCAGTATTGCGAATACAGGACGGCCGGGGGCTGTCGGCAACTATGCGATTGCAGGACATCGGAATTTAACCTACGGCAAAAATTTCAACCGCTTAGATGAAGTTGATGTCGGTGACTTAATAACGGTGGACACAGGAACTAAACAATATACTTATAAAGTAGAAAAGAAACTGTACGTCCTCCCGGAAGAAGTCTGGGTTCTCAATGGCAATGACAAGGATCGGGAAATTACGTTAATCACCTGTCATCCTATGGAAAATCCAACACATCGTATTGCAATCAAGGGGAAGTTAATAGAAACGAAATAA